A genome region from Natranaeroarchaeum sulfidigenes includes the following:
- a CDS encoding MBL fold metallo-hydrolase — protein sequence MLMAERHGYVRISFHHANPTAGNESFLLRFESSTGEASCILVDAGNGVDVDALLRPEDDLVGICLTHAHLDHYKELAAAHRGDVPIFASPWTAAILGDVFEIATTEYAVTSSTSVSDAVTPISEWTELATGIEIHPVPAGHAPGAVGFLVRVTDGDQSHHLLATGDFTCRSAAGFPGFDPHGFVDVDVLFLTGATNEQFGDSLTESLGTAVEHAHGGSQTLVTTSGIVGVQVAYLLSALVEKHDLQVPIRVVGHVAKLYDAFEYDCPGVEAIPKFEHTDECLETGTIVIAGPEVPRERSSGRLFGVLREDPNACVVQLIGSGEDPIHNGQCTVHDYELVNHPSLSTLREVHDAIQPTETVITHRRHGAKDTFNDLSSPVWGAGDRDEYLLFDGNQWQQPPWMGGGTAGEPDQTMQQFASAELMASFSVPSMERHDTPDLGAEGIDEERIADLLNQGPKAVVSPDVPESVTDQPDSKPTDETTDSPIMTANDTDHSNSKTEDAETANKQPKGGLVRTTGASVGGELDPALQHALEQGELTKEDLTEMLDASKHVAQQNADTNSEETSGETNQENEPKENAASESETSSKEEEAESGDEPTEPESPSDTGEDTSSDIATEETGSNEESKVEATTNAADEGSDTSKSNGSESDIMAENPQSRNETEDVTPRAMADSETDSNIVDVDNSLTLELNPLAVKLVDVASSNSAIADEGDSVDDIIVSATGDYITALLAGEASGNSDEQFIVNFEASASVEAALHSVGTDRLIDSSSSLDGAIGAIIGEQRYPSREIANLKQYQQLLEAIVQNEEYSFEATSEVVEAAIVWFLASQ from the coding sequence ATGTTGATGGCGGAAAGACATGGCTATGTGCGTATATCGTTCCATCATGCTAATCCAACCGCTGGGAACGAATCGTTTTTGTTGCGGTTTGAATCCAGCACTGGCGAGGCGTCTTGTATTCTAGTTGATGCCGGAAATGGTGTTGATGTCGATGCGCTTCTGCGGCCAGAGGATGATCTTGTAGGAATTTGTCTTACGCATGCTCATCTTGATCATTACAAAGAACTCGCCGCTGCACATCGGGGTGATGTTCCGATCTTTGCATCGCCGTGGACGGCGGCGATCTTGGGTGATGTTTTCGAGATCGCAACGACCGAGTATGCTGTGACCAGTTCTACGTCTGTCTCCGATGCCGTTACTCCGATTAGCGAGTGGACGGAGCTCGCTACCGGTATTGAGATTCATCCTGTTCCGGCTGGCCACGCACCCGGAGCAGTCGGATTTCTCGTTCGCGTAACAGATGGTGATCAGAGTCATCACCTATTGGCAACCGGTGACTTCACCTGTCGTAGTGCCGCTGGGTTTCCAGGGTTCGATCCACACGGGTTTGTTGATGTCGACGTCCTCTTTTTAACTGGGGCGACGAATGAACAGTTCGGAGATTCGCTTACAGAATCACTTGGAACTGCCGTAGAACATGCTCACGGTGGGTCCCAAACACTCGTCACGACCAGTGGCATTGTGGGTGTTCAGGTGGCATATCTACTGTCAGCACTCGTTGAAAAACATGATCTGCAAGTGCCGATTCGAGTTGTTGGTCACGTAGCTAAACTCTACGACGCGTTTGAGTACGACTGTCCTGGTGTCGAAGCGATTCCAAAGTTCGAACATACTGACGAGTGTCTCGAAACAGGCACGATTGTCATTGCGGGTCCAGAGGTGCCTCGTGAGCGGAGCAGCGGTCGTCTCTTCGGTGTCCTCCGCGAGGATCCAAATGCCTGTGTGGTCCAACTAATTGGTTCTGGTGAAGACCCGATTCATAATGGGCAGTGTACAGTCCATGATTATGAACTCGTGAATCATCCGTCGCTATCGACCCTCCGTGAGGTTCACGACGCGATACAACCCACTGAGACGGTAATCACTCATCGTCGCCACGGAGCGAAGGACACGTTCAATGATCTATCGAGCCCTGTTTGGGGTGCGGGCGATCGAGACGAGTATCTTCTGTTTGATGGCAACCAGTGGCAACAGCCACCCTGGATGGGCGGTGGAACAGCTGGTGAGCCGGATCAAACCATGCAACAGTTCGCAAGTGCAGAACTCATGGCCTCCTTCTCAGTTCCATCGATGGAGCGCCATGATACTCCTGATCTGGGCGCAGAGGGTATCGACGAGGAACGAATTGCAGATCTCCTCAACCAAGGACCGAAAGCTGTGGTAAGTCCTGATGTGCCGGAGAGTGTAACCGACCAACCAGACTCCAAACCAACTGACGAAACGACTGACTCACCAATCATGACTGCCAACGACACCGATCACTCTAACTCGAAAACAGAAGACGCTGAAACCGCCAATAAACAGCCAAAGGGCGGCCTTGTTCGCACAACTGGTGCCAGTGTGGGTGGTGAACTTGACCCCGCATTACAACATGCACTCGAACAGGGTGAGTTAACGAAAGAAGATCTCACTGAGATGCTCGATGCGAGCAAACACGTTGCTCAACAGAACGCGGACACGAACAGTGAGGAGACATCCGGAGAAACAAATCAAGAAAACGAACCGAAAGAAAACGCAGCAAGTGAATCGGAAACCAGCTCAAAAGAAGAAGAAGCTGAGAGTGGTGATGAACCAACCGAGCCTGAAAGCCCCTCCGACACGGGGGAAGATACCAGCTCCGACATTGCTACGGAGGAGACCGGATCAAATGAGGAATCGAAGGTAGAAGCCACCACCAATGCCGCTGATGAGGGATCAGACACGTCGAAGTCGAACGGGTCGGAATCTGATATAATGGCTGAAAATCCCCAAAGCCGGAACGAGACCGAAGACGTAACGCCAAGAGCGATGGCTGATTCCGAGACCGATTCAAATATCGTGGATGTCGATAATTCACTCACATTGGAGCTGAACCCACTCGCTGTGAAGCTCGTTGACGTAGCTAGTAGTAACTCTGCGATCGCGGACGAAGGTGACTCCGTTGACGACATAATCGTGTCTGCCACTGGCGATTATATTACGGCACTTCTTGCTGGCGAAGCCTCGGGTAACAGTGACGAGCAATTCATCGTGAATTTCGAGGCGAGCGCGTCTGTCGAAGCGGCCCTGCATTCGGTCGGCACCGATCGGCTAATCGATTCATCGTCGAGCCTCGACGGAGCGATCGGTGCAATAATCGGCGAACAACGATACCCATCAAGAGAAATTGCAAATCTCAAGCAGTACCAACAGCTGCTTGAAGCGATCGTACAAAATGAGGAGTATAGTTTTGAGGCTACTTCCGAAGTAGTCGAAGCGGCTATTGTCTGGTTCTTAGCTTCTCAATGA
- a CDS encoding PD-(D/E)XK nuclease family protein, with the protein MDSSEIENQLGDFAAAFAAIPEVPEPPQTTLDIISERTREKYWNRLLRYFLDPSAPHGFGSDFLREFMKLVEDRTEFGGYYDTGLDAVQVESEISSDRGRPDLLLYLDDEWFVCLELKVTASETGQQTKEYATSTQLGDLVVSEYTEESRVYVYLTKQGRAAPAAAEFSRLHWRDVQATIDAFLQQDRGQYPSKSTAQLADFRDTLREETMTDRPFDTQQAEFVELYLTHQDAIDTVHRAFDRMVETQTEEWVTHFQEQYLPESWDDSWNCGADKYGKIYKDEWRIDENGKQVKGWSDAAFRLEFRHDIRKESSWKKGEVRFRTDVPKNSDEPYRDRCQSVFNSYRDEVRATIDSSKIAVKGNKRVLTEATYSFDPTRGPDGYYTALREAFEEHVRLVPQLTEIFEGTYMTLIDE; encoded by the coding sequence ATGGACTCTTCGGAGATAGAGAACCAGCTTGGCGACTTCGCTGCAGCGTTTGCTGCAATTCCAGAGGTTCCTGAACCACCGCAGACGACATTAGATATCATCAGTGAACGAACTCGTGAGAAGTACTGGAATCGTCTCTTACGGTATTTTCTCGACCCGTCTGCGCCACACGGCTTTGGCAGCGACTTTTTGCGGGAATTCATGAAGCTTGTCGAGGACCGGACAGAGTTTGGTGGATATTATGACACGGGCCTCGACGCAGTTCAAGTCGAATCAGAAATTAGCAGTGACCGCGGTCGTCCGGATCTCCTCTTGTATCTTGATGACGAATGGTTCGTCTGTCTCGAACTCAAAGTGACAGCGTCTGAAACTGGGCAACAAACGAAAGAATATGCCACCTCGACCCAACTTGGAGACCTCGTCGTATCCGAGTATACTGAGGAGAGTCGTGTGTACGTGTACTTGACCAAGCAGGGACGCGCAGCACCGGCAGCAGCAGAGTTCTCTCGTCTCCATTGGCGTGATGTGCAGGCGACGATTGATGCATTTCTCCAGCAAGACCGTGGACAGTACCCAAGCAAATCCACAGCGCAATTGGCCGACTTCCGCGATACACTCAGAGAGGAAACTATGACCGACCGACCATTCGATACCCAACAGGCTGAGTTCGTCGAACTGTACTTAACCCACCAAGACGCAATCGATACGGTCCATCGGGCGTTTGATCGGATGGTTGAAACCCAAACTGAAGAGTGGGTAACCCACTTTCAGGAACAGTACCTGCCAGAGAGTTGGGACGACTCGTGGAACTGTGGGGCGGACAAATACGGCAAAATCTACAAAGATGAGTGGCGGATTGACGAAAACGGTAAGCAGGTCAAAGGGTGGTCGGATGCTGCGTTCCGACTTGAGTTCCGTCACGACATTCGGAAGGAATCGTCGTGGAAGAAAGGCGAAGTGCGGTTCCGGACAGATGTCCCGAAGAATTCAGACGAGCCATACCGGGACCGGTGTCAGTCGGTGTTCAACTCTTACCGCGACGAAGTGCGAGCCACCATCGACTCGTCAAAAATAGCAGTTAAGGGAAACAAGCGCGTGCTCACAGAAGCCACGTATTCGTTCGATCCGACACGGGGGCCGGACGGGTATTATACTGCACTTAGGGAGGCATTCGAGGAACATGTCCGCCTCGTTCCCCAGCTCACAGAGATCTTCGAGGGGACATATATGACACTTATCGACGAATGA